Proteins from one Ahaetulla prasina isolate Xishuangbanna chromosome 2, ASM2864084v1, whole genome shotgun sequence genomic window:
- the LOC131192543 gene encoding zinc finger protein 383-like isoform X2 has translation MDPNTFRLSQVPVEEAIFWAPVNLLGDWYRRRSAWSTSMKDPEAHRFGKEKLVGIPGEVKVDVDALLKDIEEYNRQMFRSDARPLGERPWQTLFQWPVAFEEVAVHFTPEEWDLLDEEERILYYTVMQENSENVTSLELLVSKPDPSLQTVWEEGLQMADLQTFKGKDSIAEGIVNWEDITVVELPTQYPYETFHNGKSDTAFHMRGDGTIQKSEEKNNLRHSFPEGLTTRKKNHQEEFGAEQLQEPTQWDVFFDPKISEPMEIRSRRQQGLLLELIQGSKADKKMPSSNSQVGSTVSKRNYPCSECGRSFDRRSNLIKHQRIHTGEKPYPCTECGKCFDQQSNLNVHLRVHTGEKPYGCPDCGKRFSIKSHLHGHYRIHTGEKPYECEDCGKSFRVKSSLNKHQRTHTGAAKLSKPSEIKSEGPRATLPEVTRVYSAPKSEKIIKIMSRKPPIEITVSNKNFSCSECGKGFDRPSHLITHQRIHTGEKPYPCIQCGKRFHQQSNLNVHLRLHTGEKPYGCPECGKRFNIKSHLHGHYRIHTGEKPFECEDCGKSFRVKSCLNKHQQVHTGEKPYKRLS, from the exons ATGGACCCCAATACATTTCGCCTTTCCCAAGTCCCAGTAGAGGAAGCAATTTTTTGGGCTCCAGTGAATCTACTGGGGGACTGGTATAGAAGAAGATCTGCTTGGTCAACATCCATGAAAGATCCAGAAGCCCATCGCTTTGGGAAAGAGAAACTGGTTGGCATCCCTGGGGAGGTCAAGGTGGACGTGGATGCCCTCCTCAAAGACATTGAAGAGTACAACAGACAGATGTTTCGTTCCGATGCTCGCCCTTTGGGAGAACGTCCCTGGCAGACTCTGTTCCAG TGGCCTGTGGCATTTGAGGAAGTGGCTGTACATTTCACCCCAGAGGAGTGGGACCTTCTGGATGAGGAAGAAAGAATTTTGTATTACACAGTCATGCAAGAGAATTCTGAGAACGTGACCTCCCTAG AGCTCTTGGTTTCCAAACCAGATCCAAGTCTCCAGACTGTGTGGGAAGAAGGGTTACAAATGGCTGATCTCCAAACATTCAAAGGAAAAGACTCTATTGCTGAAGGAATTGTGAATTGGGAGGACATAACGGTGGTTG AATTGCCAACCCAATATCCATATGAGACTTTCCATAATGGTAAATCTGACACGGCCTTCCACATGAGAGGAGATGGAACAATTCAGAAGTCTGAGGAAAAGAATAATCTGAGGCATTCTTTTCCAG AAGGCCTGactaccagaaaaaaaaatcatcaagaaGAGTTTGGAGCAGAACAACTTCAGGAGCCAACGCAGTGGGATGTGTtctttgatcccaaaatttctgaacCAATGGAGATTAGATCTAGAAGGCAGCAAGGGCTACTCCTGGAGCTCATACAAGGTTCTAAGGCTGATAAGAAAATGCCCAGCAGTAACTCCCAAGTAGGTTCTACTGTATCAAAAAGAAACTATCCCTGTTCTGAATGTGGGAGAAGTTTTGATCGCCGTTCCAACTTAATTAAACATCAGcgaatccacacaggagaaaagcctTACCCTTGTACTGAATGTGGGAAATGCTTTGACCAGCAGTCCAATCTAAACGTCCATCTAAGAGttcacactggagagaaaccatACGGTTGCCCCGATTGCGGCAAAAGATTTAGTATCAAATCACATTTACATGGACACTATAGGatacacacaggggagaagccttaTGAATGTGAAGACTGTGGGAAGAGCTTCCGTGTGAAGTCTTCCCTAAATAAGCACCAGCGAACCCATACAGGAGCTGCTAAACTCTCCAAACCATCCGAGATCAAATCAGAGGGTCCCCGGGCAACATTGCCAGAAGTGACACGTGTTTATTCAGCTCCcaaatcagaaaaaataattaaaattatgagtAGGAAGCCCCCTATAGAAATCACGGTGTCCAACAAGAATTTTTCCTGTTCCGAGTGTGGGAAAGGTTTCGATCGGCCCTCACATCTCATCACGCACcagaggatccacactggggaaaAGCCATATCCCTGTATTCAGTGCGGGAAACGTTTTCATCAGCAGTCTAACCTTAATGTCCATTTGCGTCTCCATACTGGAGAGAAACCTTATGGCTGTCCTGAATGCGGCAAAAGATTCAACATCAAATCCCACCTACATGGACATtacaggatccacacaggggagaagccatttgAGTGTGAAGACTGTGGGAAGAGCTTCCGGGTGAAGTCTTGTCTCAATAAGCACCAGCAAGTCCATACAGGAGAAAAGCCATATAAACGTCTCTCCTGA
- the LOC131192543 gene encoding zinc finger protein 383-like isoform X1 produces MDPNTFRLSQVPVEEAIFWAPVNLLGDWYRRRSAWSTSMKDPEAHRFGKEKLVGIPGEVKVDVDALLKDIEEYNRQMFRSDARPLGERPWQTLFQVGEAAQRWLRPQDRTKGQIVDVVILEQFLHVLPFGMQAWVRARKPSTSQEAAQLAEVYLEQQWPVAFEEVAVHFTPEEWDLLDEEERILYYTVMQENSENVTSLELLVSKPDPSLQTVWEEGLQMADLQTFKGKDSIAEGIVNWEDITVVELPTQYPYETFHNGKSDTAFHMRGDGTIQKSEEKNNLRHSFPEGLTTRKKNHQEEFGAEQLQEPTQWDVFFDPKISEPMEIRSRRQQGLLLELIQGSKADKKMPSSNSQVGSTVSKRNYPCSECGRSFDRRSNLIKHQRIHTGEKPYPCTECGKCFDQQSNLNVHLRVHTGEKPYGCPDCGKRFSIKSHLHGHYRIHTGEKPYECEDCGKSFRVKSSLNKHQRTHTGAAKLSKPSEIKSEGPRATLPEVTRVYSAPKSEKIIKIMSRKPPIEITVSNKNFSCSECGKGFDRPSHLITHQRIHTGEKPYPCIQCGKRFHQQSNLNVHLRLHTGEKPYGCPECGKRFNIKSHLHGHYRIHTGEKPFECEDCGKSFRVKSCLNKHQQVHTGEKPYKRLS; encoded by the exons ATGGACCCCAATACATTTCGCCTTTCCCAAGTCCCAGTAGAGGAAGCAATTTTTTGGGCTCCAGTGAATCTACTGGGGGACTGGTATAGAAGAAGATCTGCTTGGTCAACATCCATGAAAGATCCAGAAGCCCATCGCTTTGGGAAAGAGAAACTGGTTGGCATCCCTGGGGAGGTCAAGGTGGACGTGGATGCCCTCCTCAAAGACATTGAAGAGTACAACAGACAGATGTTTCGTTCCGATGCTCGCCCTTTGGGAGAACGTCCCTGGCAGACTCTGTTCCAGGTGGGAGAGGCTGCTCAGAGATGGCTAAGACCACAGGATCGCACCAAAGGACAGATTGTGGACGTGGTCATCTTGGAGCAGTTTCTGCATGTGCTTCCTTTTGGAATGCAGGCTTGGGTGAGAGCCAGGAAGCcaagtaccagccaggaggcagcTCAGCTGGCTGAAGTGTACCTGGAGCAACAG TGGCCTGTGGCATTTGAGGAAGTGGCTGTACATTTCACCCCAGAGGAGTGGGACCTTCTGGATGAGGAAGAAAGAATTTTGTATTACACAGTCATGCAAGAGAATTCTGAGAACGTGACCTCCCTAG AGCTCTTGGTTTCCAAACCAGATCCAAGTCTCCAGACTGTGTGGGAAGAAGGGTTACAAATGGCTGATCTCCAAACATTCAAAGGAAAAGACTCTATTGCTGAAGGAATTGTGAATTGGGAGGACATAACGGTGGTTG AATTGCCAACCCAATATCCATATGAGACTTTCCATAATGGTAAATCTGACACGGCCTTCCACATGAGAGGAGATGGAACAATTCAGAAGTCTGAGGAAAAGAATAATCTGAGGCATTCTTTTCCAG AAGGCCTGactaccagaaaaaaaaatcatcaagaaGAGTTTGGAGCAGAACAACTTCAGGAGCCAACGCAGTGGGATGTGTtctttgatcccaaaatttctgaacCAATGGAGATTAGATCTAGAAGGCAGCAAGGGCTACTCCTGGAGCTCATACAAGGTTCTAAGGCTGATAAGAAAATGCCCAGCAGTAACTCCCAAGTAGGTTCTACTGTATCAAAAAGAAACTATCCCTGTTCTGAATGTGGGAGAAGTTTTGATCGCCGTTCCAACTTAATTAAACATCAGcgaatccacacaggagaaaagcctTACCCTTGTACTGAATGTGGGAAATGCTTTGACCAGCAGTCCAATCTAAACGTCCATCTAAGAGttcacactggagagaaaccatACGGTTGCCCCGATTGCGGCAAAAGATTTAGTATCAAATCACATTTACATGGACACTATAGGatacacacaggggagaagccttaTGAATGTGAAGACTGTGGGAAGAGCTTCCGTGTGAAGTCTTCCCTAAATAAGCACCAGCGAACCCATACAGGAGCTGCTAAACTCTCCAAACCATCCGAGATCAAATCAGAGGGTCCCCGGGCAACATTGCCAGAAGTGACACGTGTTTATTCAGCTCCcaaatcagaaaaaataattaaaattatgagtAGGAAGCCCCCTATAGAAATCACGGTGTCCAACAAGAATTTTTCCTGTTCCGAGTGTGGGAAAGGTTTCGATCGGCCCTCACATCTCATCACGCACcagaggatccacactggggaaaAGCCATATCCCTGTATTCAGTGCGGGAAACGTTTTCATCAGCAGTCTAACCTTAATGTCCATTTGCGTCTCCATACTGGAGAGAAACCTTATGGCTGTCCTGAATGCGGCAAAAGATTCAACATCAAATCCCACCTACATGGACATtacaggatccacacaggggagaagccatttgAGTGTGAAGACTGTGGGAAGAGCTTCCGGGTGAAGTCTTGTCTCAATAAGCACCAGCAAGTCCATACAGGAGAAAAGCCATATAAACGTCTCTCCTGA
- the LOC131190289 gene encoding zinc finger protein 492-like, with product MLNCKISFEMDPHTFRLSQVPAEEPVGLAPVDQLSAFSRRRCIWSASMKASVEVTTLLMDIEECNRQMFRSDARPLGERPWQTLFQLGEAAQRWLRPQDRTKGQIVDVVILEQFLHVLPLGMQAWVRARKPSTSHEAAQLAEAYLEQQYPVAFQDVAVYFTPEEWDLLDNEQRILYYTVMQENSENVTSLELLISKPDPCLQLDWGEVSLTADLQTVKGKVTIDQGIVNCEDVTVIENVDTRKNGHQENPGAEQFHEPLQWDISFGPKPSEKMGIKPRRWQELSQELSQASKANKKIPRSSSRLATIATRKKYGCYECGKRFDQPSHVIKHQRIHTGEKLYPCTECGKRFNKQSNLNVHLRLHRGEKPYSCPDCGKRFNAKYHLRVHHRIHTGEKPYVCEDCGKRFPVKASLNKHQRIHSGDPKPVIPSEIKSEGNTQAVLPEVIQVCTVPDSEKIVKIISTDSPIGITVSNRNYVCFECGKCFERPLHLTKHLRIHKGERTYPCIECGKRFNKQSNLTVHLRLHTGEKPYGCPECGKRFCTKSHLLGHYRMHTGEKPYECEVCGKRFPVKASVNKHRRIHIGDPKLSKPIEIKSKGNTQAILPEVTHVIPAPKNFIENISKKPPIGITVSDRNFVCRESGKSFDQSSHLTTHQRIHTGEKLYPCNECGKRFNKQSNLNVHLRLHTGEKPYGCPDCGQKFNMKSHLQGHYRIHTGEKPFQCEDCGKSFRVKSCLTRHQQIHTGEKPYKCLS from the exons ATGCTAAA TTGCAAGATTTCCTTTGAGATGGACCCCCATACGTTTCGCCtttcccaagtcccagcagaaGAACCAGTTGGTTTGGCCCCAGTGGATCAGCTCAGTGCCTTCTCTAGGAGAAGATGCATATGGTCAGCCTCCATGAAAGCTTCAGTAGAAGTGACTACTCTGCTCATGGACATTGAAGAGTGCAACAGACAGATGTTTCGTTCCGATGCTCGTCCTTTGGGAGAACGTCCCTGGCAGACTCTGTTCCAGCTGGGAGAGGCTGCTCAGAGATGGCTAAGACCACAGGACCGCACCAAAGGACAGATTGTGGACGTGGTCATCTTGGAGCAGTTTCTGCATGTGCTTCCTTTGGGAATGCAGGCTTGGGTCAGAGCCAGGAAGCCAAGTACCAGTCATGAGGCAGCTCAGCTGGCTGAAGCTTACCTGGAGCAACAG TACCCTGTGGCTTTCCAAGATGTGGCTGTATATTTCACCCCAGAGGAGTGGGATCTTCTGGATAATGAACAAAGAATTTTGTATTACACGGTCATGCAAGAGAATTCTGAGAACGTGACCTCCTTAG AGCTCTTAATTTCCAAACCAGATCCATGTCTCCAGCTTGACTGGGGAGAAGTATCACTGACAGCTGATCTCCAGACAGTGAAAGGAAAAGTCACTATTGATCAAGGGATTGTAAATTGTGAGGACGTAACTGTGATTG AAAATGTGGATACAAGAAAGAATGGTCATCAAGAGAACCCTGGAGCAGAGCAATTTCATGAACCATTGCAGTGGGATATTTCCTTTGGTCCCAAACCTTCTGAAAAAATGGGGATCAAACCCAGAAGGTGGCAGGAGTTATCGCAGGAGTTATCCCAAGCTTCCAAGGCTAACAAGAAAATACCTAGAAGTAGCTCCCGGTTAGCTACTattgcaacaagaaaaaaatatggatgTTATGAGTGTGGAAAAAGGTTTGATCAGCCGTCACATGTTATTAAACaccagaggatccacacaggagaaaagctATACCCGTGCACTGAATGTGGGAAGCGTTTTAACAAACAGTCCAATCTTAATGTCCATTTGCGGCTCCATCGTGGAGAGAAACCTTATAGCTGCCCTGATTGTGGCAAAAGATTCAATGCCAAATATCATTTACGTGTACACCACAGGATACACACCGGGGAGAAGCCGTATGTATGTGAAGATTGTGGGAAGAGATTCCCTGTTAAAGCTTCTCTAAATAAGCACCAACGAATCCATTCAGGAGACCCCAAGCCGGTCATACCATCTGAGATCAAATCAGAAGGCAATACCCAGGCAGTATTACCAGAAGTGATACAGGTGTGCACAGTTCCTGACTcagaaaaaatagttaaaattatCAGTACTGATTCCCCAATAGGGATAACAGTGTCAAACAGGAATTATGTCTGTTTtgaatgtggaaaatgttttgAACGGCCTTTACACCTTACTAAACACCTGAGGATTCACAAAGGAGAAAGGACATATCCGTGTATTGAATGCGGGAAACGTTTTAATAAGCAATCTAACCTTACTGTCCATTTACGTCTCCATACTGGAGAGAAACCTTATGGCTGTCCTGAATGTGGCAAAAGATTTTGTACTAAATCTCATTTACTTGGACACTATAGGatgcacacaggggagaagccatatgaaTGTGAAGTATGTGGGAAGAGATTCCCTGTTAAAGCTTCTGTAAATAAGCACCGCCGAATCCATATAGGAGACCCCAAGCTATCCAAACCAATTGAGATCAAATCAAAAGGCAATACTCAGGCAATATTACCAGAGGTGACACATGTAATTCCTGCACCAAAAAACTTCATCGAAAATATAAGTAAGAAGCCCCCAATAGGAATTACAGTGTCAGACAGGAATTTTGTCTGTCGTGAGTCTGGGAAAAGTTTTGATCAATCTTCACACCTTACTACACACCAGAGGATACACACAGGAGAAAAGCTATATCCATGTAATGAATGTGGGAAACGTTTTAATAAGCAGTCTAATCTTAATGTCCATTTACGTCTCCATACTGGAGAGAAACCTTATGGCTGTCCTGATTGTGGCCAAAAATTCAACATGAAATCCCATCTACAAGGACACTACAGGATCCACACAGGTGAGAAGCCATTTCAGTGTGAAGACTGTGGGAAGAGCTTCCGGGTAAAATCTTGTCTAACTAGGCATCAGCAAATCCATACAGGagaaaagccatataaatgtCTCTcctga